From one Thermovirga sp. genomic stretch:
- a CDS encoding biotin--[acetyl-CoA-carboxylase] ligase codes for MHHFSKTKVAVLSELMKARGRTVSGGVLCLSLGLTRQSVWKAVKALREDGYVVESIPVKGYRFVSPPEDDLDPSLIEAFLFDCPWGHPILYWKSLDSTQVPAKELARKGAPEGLIVTTSYQTSGRGRLGRRWISAPEGGIFFSLVIRPALPPESIQVLSLVSALSVQDALSTIHGVSCQLKWPNDILWNGAKLCGILTEVSSEPGLVHFAVTGIGINANSSDVPLGDKAETVSLSSITGRKIHRGELVAGVVRFLHGAVRDLEATGGIKRALANYSSRCDTLGRMVRVVFDGGEVTGRAIALGEKGEIIVRTEEGTRTFTSADVTHLRAFG; via the coding sequence GTGCCTTTCGCTGGGGCTTACGCGGCAGTCGGTCTGGAAGGCCGTAAAGGCTCTCAGGGAGGACGGATACGTTGTCGAATCGATCCCCGTCAAGGGTTACAGGTTCGTCTCACCCCCGGAAGACGACCTGGACCCGTCATTGATAGAGGCCTTTCTTTTTGATTGTCCCTGGGGGCATCCCATCCTTTACTGGAAAAGCCTGGACTCAACCCAGGTTCCGGCGAAGGAACTGGCCCGTAAAGGCGCGCCCGAGGGATTGATCGTCACTACGTCCTACCAAACTTCGGGTAGAGGAAGGCTCGGGCGCCGATGGATCTCGGCACCGGAGGGAGGGATCTTTTTTTCCCTTGTGATCCGCCCCGCGCTCCCGCCGGAATCCATCCAGGTTCTCAGCCTGGTATCGGCCCTGTCGGTCCAGGATGCCCTGTCAACCATCCACGGGGTAAGTTGTCAATTGAAATGGCCCAACGATATCCTGTGGAATGGGGCAAAGCTATGCGGCATCCTCACGGAAGTATCCAGCGAGCCGGGCCTGGTTCATTTTGCCGTCACGGGAATTGGAATCAACGCAAACTCAAGCGACGTACCCCTCGGGGATAAGGCTGAAACCGTATCCCTGTCTTCCATTACCGGCAGGAAAATTCACAGGGGAGAGTTAGTCGCAGGAGTGGTCCGCTTCCTCCATGGGGCCGTGAGAGACTTGGAGGCCACCGGCGGGATAAAAAGGGCCCTGGCAAATTACTCGTCCAGGTGCGACACCCTGGGGAGGATGGTTCGGGTGGTATTCGACGGGGGTGAGGTCACCGGCAGGGCTATCGCTTTGGGAGAGAAGGGCGAGATAATCGTCCGGACCGAAGAGGGTACCCGCACCTTCACTTCCGCCGATGTAACCCACCTGAGGGCTTTCGGTTGA